The Saprospiraceae bacterium genome contains the following window.
ATGAAATGCGTGCAGCATTCCAGTTAGCCCCACCTTTCGAACAGAAATATCTATGTCCATTTAATTCTCCCATGTAGATCATACCGGGTATATTATCCTGACATGGCTGACAATAAGTTACTGTTGGGTTGTTCCAATTTACTAAAGCTCCATTTAAAAATGGATCTGTACGAATTACTGAAGTATCCTTCGGACACTTTACAGCTACTTCTGTACCATCAACAAAAACCTGAAATCCATTTGTTGTTGTGTTTCCACAATAATCCTTTGCAGTATAAATTACATTAGTGGTTCCCTTAGAAAATAAATCTCCGGGGTTATAATTGGAAGTTAAACTTAATAATTTACAATTGTCAGCTGCTTCAGGCTTCGGCCAATAAACTGCGACATTGCATGCTCCATTTGCATCCACTGTTATATTGGCAGGGATATTCATCAAAATAGGTTTTACATCATCTTTCAATTCGATGCGTTGTATACATACGGATTTTAAATTTGGCAATGCAGGATCTGTTGCCGTCCAGGTCCGTTCAAGACTGATCGCACCAGCACATGGACCATCCGTAAGAATTCGGTCAGAGTAAGTAATGTTTGGCTGAAAACATTCCGTACTACCTGGAGCAGCCGTAGCAATACCCGTTACAAACGGATCTACACCTAATCCAGGACATCCATGAAAGTCAGCCGGACAATTTAAAACAGGATTTTTAAAACAACATTTTTCAGATACTTCAATAAAAAACCAACAGGAACTTGTATTTCCACATAAATCGGTTGCAGTATAAACCACACGCGTGCTTCCTTTTGAAAATACGGATCCTGGTTCATGGGATTTTTCAACTGAAAGAATTCCACAGTTATCACTTGCGGTAGGTTCGATCCAACTTACATTTGCATTGCAATCATATTGTGGGTCTACCGTAATGTCTCCAGGACAATTTGCAAAAGCAGGATGATCCACGTCTTCAAGTAAAATCGTCTGAGTACATTGTGTTTGTAAATTATTTTTAGGATTTGTAGCTGTCCATAATCGTGCTATGATTGTACGACATGGGTCGTTTGATAAAACCACATCTGTAAAAGCAATGACCGCAGCTTGACACACTGGTTGAAATGGATCTGCAATGGCTCTACCCGTATTAGAAGTATCTAAACTTGAACCTGGACATCCGGTAAAATCTTCCGGACAACTGATAACTGGTGGATTATTACAACAATTTTCAGTAACTGTGATATTAAAATTACAACTGCTTGAATTTCCGCAAGCGTCTGTAGCAGTAATCACAACATGTGTTATTCCCAATGGGAACGTGGAACCAGATGCAATGGAACTTGTAAGTACAACTTGACTGCAAGCATCCGTTGCAGTTGCATCATTCCAGCTTACTACAGCCGTACACAAATCATTTGAAGCAACTGTTAAGTCAATAGGACAAGATGTAAATACGGGTGCTTCAATGTCTTGAAGAATAATTTTTTGAATACAGGTACTAAATAAATTAGAGAAAATTGGATCCGTTGCTTTCCAAATTCTATTGATGCTTGTAAAGCAAGCTGATTGACTTATTATTACATCAGTGTATGTAATAATGGGTTGTCTGCAATTGGTATCCCCAGGAGATGCCGTTGCTTGTCCTGATATTCCCGGTTCGATAACCGCTCCCGGACAGCTTGTATAATCTGCAGGGCAATGAATAATTGGAATGGTTTTGCAACAATTCTCTTCAACTGTTATATTAAATGTACAACGTGATGTATTTCCACATTTATCAGTAGCAGTAATTGAAACACTAGTTGTTCCAACTTGAAATTTAGATCCCGATGCAATGGATTCAGTTAATGTAATATCGCCACAAGCATCCGTTGCAATTGGATGATTCCAAGCAACACTTGCTGTACAATCTGCATCTGATTTTATCGTAATGTCTGCCGGACAATTGGTTAATACCGGGCTGGTTTTGTCTTCTAAACGAATGGTTTGAATACAAGTCGTCGCTAACAAAGGATGCGTTGGATCCGTTGCTTTCCAGGTTCTGTTTAAAAGTAATAAACAATTTTCATTCTGAATGGTATCGTCCCGATACGTTAATACCGGATTTGCACAATGAGCACTTCCAGGTGTTGCATTGGCGACTCCTGTGGTTGCAGGTTGAATATCAGATCCTGGACAAGAACTATAATTTGCTGGACAGTGTAAAACCGGAGCTTTTTTACAACAATTTTCCTCGACTGTGACTAAAAATTCACACTTACTGGTATTACCACATAGATCCGTAGCAATAACCGACACCGCTGCAAGACCTAATGTAAAACGGTAACCTGAAGGTACTGAAGTTGTAATTGAAACACCTCCACAATCATCGGTAGCAGCGGGTTCGTTCCAACGAACGGTAGCAAGACAATCATCATCAGATTGAACCGTAATATTGGGCGGACAAAATGTAATCACCGGGGGATGATTATCTATTAGAATAATTTTCTGAACACAATAATCCATTAAACTAGGTTTGTCCAAATCAGTTGCCAGCCAGGTTCTATGTATTTCTGTAAAACACGCAGTGTGGTGAATTGTATCATCATTGTAAGTAATGAGTGGTTGTCTGCATTTTGAGCTACCAGGACTTGCGGATGCCTGACCTGTTACAACTGGTTTCGTTGAACTATTTGGGCAACCTTGAAAATCAGCGGGACAATGAATTATAGGATTCTTGTTACAACAATTTTCTTCAACGGTTACTAAAAACTCACATTTAGATGTATTTCCACAATTATCTGTTGCAATAATTGAAACTGCTGCCAGTCCGAGTGTAAATTGGTATCCAGATGGAACAGAACTTGTAATTGAAGCAATCCCGCAATTGTCAGTTGCAATCGGATTTGACCAACTCACTTTAGCAGTGCAATCGGCATCTGATTGGACCGTTATATTTGGTGGACAAAAGGTAATTTTAGGGGGAATGGTATCCTTAATTTGAATCAACTGTGTGCAATGTGCTGATAAATTAGAATGATCTGGATCTGTTGCAGTCCAGGTTCTTTCAATCGAATAATTACAATTTGAAAAATAATTTAATTTATCTGTGTAATTGAGAATGGGTTCTTTGCAAGAAGGACTTCCCTTTGATACGGTTGGTCTCCCTGTTGTGCCCGGATCAATTGAGGTACCTGAACACGCAAGGACGTTTGAAGGGCAATGTATAATTGGTGGTACATTGCAACAATTAGAAATTACAACCACATTAAAAACGCATCGGCTTGTGTTTCCACAATCATCTGTTACCGTAATTATAACGGTATGCGTACCAATGGCGAATTCACCACCATTTACATGAGAACTTGTAACACAATAGTTGCCGCAATGGTCTGAAACTAAAGGCATTTTCCATGTATAACTTACTGTACATTTATCATTACTTAATAGCACGGTATCTTTAGGGCAGTTATAAAGTTCAGGAGCTGTGGTATCTAAGGTGTTTATATATTGTATGCAAAATGCTCGCAGACTTGCATCATTTGGATCTGTTGCCGTCCATACTCTTTGAATTAAAGAAGCACCTAAACAATTTCCAGCTTTAACTAATATATCCTTATAAGTAACAATTGGCTCGTCACATTGCAGACCTCCTTTAAGCGCGATAGCTGTGCCACTTACATTGGGATGAATAGAACTTCCGGGACAAGATTTAAAATCAGCGGGACAGGTAATACTAGGGGGAGCTGTACAAAAAACGGATATCCGTTCTTTGGATACTTGTTGATATTTTCCAACTTGACACAAGCCAGAAAAATATGTACCAATAATTAGTACAATACAAGCTAATTCCCTTAGCTGGGGGTAAAATTGCTTTTCCATAAGAGGGTATGAATAAAAAAAATCTTTAGAGTCTCAAGAAAGGGTATTAAATCCGTTTTGGATCTGGCATTAAATGTTGAGCAAAGAGAAAGGGTGTATTAAAAGAAGTGTTGAGAGTGGGTGCTACTAAACGAATTGTAAATGTAATTTGAAGTAGCCGAAACTACCTAATCTTTTTTTTGAAAAATTTATATGATTGGTTTTTAGAATATAAAAACAGTTCAAATAGGCAGCAATACATTCATAAAAATGACTTATACAACAAATAAAATTTTAGAAATAGTAGGTAGCTGATAAATATGCTGGGTGAAATTAATAAATTTTGAAGCTGAATTGAAAATATCCTACTATTTCCAAATCATGGGTTTAAACCCATGATTTGGAAATGAAGAGTACGCATTCCATTTTGAAAAAAAATACTTTAATCCTTCCTCTGGGATTCATTCCTCTTATATTTTACGCTAGCATTACTATTTTGATTGATTTTCTATTGCTGCTTTGGTAAAGTAATATTACTTCATTTTTATTGTAGCTCCTATTCCCAAAACTAGGGTTTATACCCCAGTTTTGGGAATGAAGAGTGCATTTCCAATTTTGAAAAAAAATCATTTCTTAATTCACCTTCTGGGATTCATCATAGACCTTTTTTTTGTAATTCTATTTTGATTGAATTATAAAGCAGGTTAATTTCATTCTTGATTCTGCTAAATGGATGAGAATCTCTTTCCGAAAACCGGGGTTTAAACCCCGGCTTTCGGAAAGAGATTCTCTAATTCATCCTTAAGAAAACCAGATTGATGATGAATTTCTTGATTTCTAATATACCTTCTCACAAAATTTAAACTCTTTTGTGACACCGAGGCGGTATAAAATCCAGCTTGCCATTGAAATATTTCCGGAATTAGTTTTTGCTCATTAATCCAATATGAAGATTCTCCCTTAAGTAAATGAACTATGGACTGTAGATTTTGATTTGATTTCAATTGGACCAAACAATGGCAATGATCATTAAATCCATTGATGTGATCTATTTTTATATCCTTAAGTTTTGCATAGTCCAATATATGAAACCATGTATTTTTCCTAAGTTCCTTTGAATGTAAATATGGAACTCGCCTTTTTGTGATCCATACAAGGTGTATGTAAACTAATATTAAAGACATTTTTTAAGGTGCTAAATTCAAACCAAAATATAAAATATTTCATACTAGTTGAATTTTAGAATTCAAAAATTATTAAACTAACTGAAGTTTTTCTTGAACTGACTAGTCCATTGATTGAATCGCATTCCTAAAACTGGGGTTTCAACCCCAGTTTTAGGAATGCGATGAGCAAAATTAAAAAACTACTTCATATCAGGCTTCAAAATAATAAACATCAAAATGAACAAACCATAACCACCAATTGGGATTGCAGGCAACATGACCATATTGGTCGCTAAACCGATTTTCCCGATACTTTTTAAATACCAGCACAAGGCTAACCATAGGCATAGGCCAAGAACTATTAAAAGCCACGTTCCATTTTTTGAAGAGGAGCCTTTAATAGCATCTGAAATAATTATTACCAATGAAACCAGAATTCCAATTGCATTAATTCCGAAACCGATATAAAACAGAAAGGATTTAAGAAAAGCCCACATACATTGATTATTTAGTTTTGATGAAAATCATTTTATTACCAAAGTCAAATAAATAATATTCATTCAAATATACATCAATAAAATAAAACAGCTCCAACCAGAATAATTAATTCTAGTTGGAGCTGCACTTTCTAAACTCTAATACTTAGTCGACTACGGTGAACTTTCGAATGATGCGTTGATTTGCATCTTCAAAAATTGCAAAATACACGCCTGAATTAAACGACCGGACGATTCTCGAAAGGTCTAATTTAACCAATCCTGTTGGTTGCGTGATTGTATGAATATAAATTGCCTCACCCTGAGCATTAATTAATTTGATTTTTCCATTATTAACCGGAATTTCAAATTCAATATTCAACGCATCCTGAACCGGATTTGGATACACAATCATGTCATTCAATCCTAAAGAACTTGGATCAAATTCTGGTGCATCCAAATATTTCTTAAGCTGAATTTCATCCGTTTCAGGTTGAATCAGATTATTTCCATTGCAATTTGCATTTCCACAAGGTCCTAAATATCCACCATAATTGATGTGGGTTTGTAACGCTGCATAATAGGTACAAACAGTTTTATAACCGCCGCTATTTGTTCTGGTACATACCTGAACTTTAGTACCGCCACTGCATTTCCAAGCTGAAATAATGTTTGCAAAAGAAGGTGGATACTTGCAATCCGGTCTGCCATCATTATCATTATCAATTTTATCATTTCCACCTGGACAAACATCACAAGCATCTCCGACTCCATCGCAATCCGAATCTGCCTGATTTGGATTGGAAACAGTTGGACAGTTATCATAACAATCTGCTATTCCATCATTATCCATGTCAAATCCTTCATCAATTAAACCGTCACAATCATCGTCTTTACCATTGCACTTTTCTGTGCGTCGGTTTATTGTAATTGTAAATGAACATGTTTTAGAATTTCCGCTAAGATCTGTCGCAGTTACTGTTACAGTAGTTGTTCCTATTGGAAAGGTACTGCCACTTGTATGTGAATAGCTTATTGGAGCTAATTCACAATTATCTGTTGCTGATACTGCAAATGTCACTTTCTTAATACAGGAATCTACTCCCGTACTATCTACAATATTTGCAGGACATGTGATCATTGGTTTTTCATTATCTAGTACCGTAATCGTAAAACTGCATGTTGCCGTCAATCCAACTCCATCTGTTACTTTGTATGTTACTGTAGTTGGTCCAATTGGAAATGTTGCCCCACTTGCTAATCCTGCAGTTCTCACGGTATTAGCTCCTGGACAATTATCTGTTCCAACTGGTGTTGTATATGTGTAAACAGCTCCACATATGCCCGGTGTATTATTTACTGTGTTATTTCCCGGACAACTAATCTGTGGTAGTATGTTATCCTGAACTGTTACAGTAGATGTACAAGATGATACATTGCCAGCTGCATCCGTTACAAATAAAGTAACTGTATTTGCTCCCTTATTTGAACAAGTAAAGCTATTGGGTGATACACTCGTTAACACAAGTCCTGAACAATTCTCCGTAGAATTATTATTCACTTCTGATGGAACGATGCTTACATTTCCTGTTCCATCTAATTGAACCGTTATGCTTTTACAACTTGCTGTTGGTGGTGTTGTATCATCTCCCGTTAATACTACCATACACGTTGTACTATTTCCATTGCCATCACTTACTGTAACCGTAATTGTATGACTTACTCCTTCTCCTGAATTTAGCAGCGTGCCAGCAGCTGTTGATTGGCTCCAGCTAAATGAAGCGGAACAATTATCTGTTGCACTCGCACCATTTGTTAAATCCGGTACCATCAATTTACAATTTGCATCCAACACAACTGTTTGCGGTCCTTCACAAGTAGGGACAGGTGGTGTGGTGTCATCTCCTGTTAATTTAACAGTACAGGTATTGCTATTTCCATTGCCATCACTTACCGTTACGGTAATGGTGTGCATTACTCCTTCACCAGATGACAATAAGGTTCCTGTAGGACTTGATTGAGTCCAGGTAAATGATGAAGAACAATTATCCGTAACGGTAGCTCCGTCAACCAAATTGGGAACCATCAATTTACAGCTTGAATTAAGCACAATCGTTTGTGGTCCTTCACATGTCGGTACGGGTGGTGTGGTATCATCTCCCGTTAATACTACCGTACACGTTGTACTATTTCCATTGCCATCATTTACCGTTACAGTAATGGTATGTGTCATCCCTTCTCCGGAAGACAATAAAGTGCCGGAAGTGGTTGATTGGCTCCAACTAAATGAAGCGGAACAATTATCTGTTGCACTCGCTCCATTGGTAAGATCTGGGACCATCAATTTACAATTTGCATCTAACACGATGGTTTGTGGGCCTTCGCATGTAGGTACTGGAGGAGTTGTATCATCTCCCGTCAAAACAACGGTACAGCTTGCACTATTTCCATTTCCGTCACTTACCGTAACGGTTACGGTATGTGTTGTCCCTTCTCCGGATGCTAACAAGGTCGCTTCTGTTGGATTTTGCGTCCAGCTAAATGATGAAAAACAATTATCATTTACATTAGCCCCATCGATTAAGTTTGGTACGACCAATTTACAATTTGCATCTAACACGATAGTTTGTGGACCTTCGCAGGTTGGAACTGGTGCAGACGTATCATCACCAGTTAAGACTACCGTACATGTATTTGTATTTCCATTCCCATCGCTTACCGTAACGGTAATTGTATGTGTTACTCCATCCCCGGATGCAAGTCCTGCTCCAATAGCAGGATTTTGACTCCAGGTAAATGATGCAGAACAATTATCTGTTGCACTTGCTCCATTTGTAAGATCTGGTACAATTAATGTGCAATATGGATTTAATGCAATTGTTTGTGGTCCTTCACAGGTTGGTGTTGGTGGTGTTACATCATCGCCTGTTAATACAACTGTACAGGTATTTGTATTTCCGTTTCCATCACTTACTGTAACTGTAACTGTATGTGTCATCCCTTCACCAGATGCTAACATGGTTGCATTTGAAGGATTTTGACTCCAGGTAAATGATGCAGAACAATTATCAGTTGCACTTGCTCCATCAATCAAATTTGGAACCCTCAATTGACAACTTGCGTTTAAGCTTATATTTTGTGGCGCTTCACAAGTAGGTACTGGCGGTGTGGTATCGTCTCCTGTCAACAATACTAAACAAGTTGAACTGTTTCCGTTACCATCACTAACTGTAACTGTAACTGTATGTGAAAATCCTTCTCCAGAGGCTAATAAGGTTCCAATTGTTGGAGATTGACTCCAGTTAAAAGTTGCAGAACAATTATCAGTTGCACTTGCTCCATTTGTAAGATCTGGTACAACTAATTTGCAATTTGCATCCAAAGCAATTGTTTGCGAATTTTCACAAGTTGGTACTGGCGGAGTGGTATCGTCTCCTGTAAGCACTACCGTACAGCTGGAACTATTTCCATTTCCATCACTTGCTGTTACTGTTACGGTATGTGTTGTTCCTTCTCCTGAAGCCAATAAAGTTCCACTTGTTGGAGATTGGGACCAGGTAAAACTTGTTGAACAATTATCTGTTGCAGAAGCTCCATCTAAAAGATTCGGAACCAACAATTTACAATTTGCATCTAAAGCAATTGTTTGTGGTCCTTCACAGCTAGGCACAGGAGGTGTATTGTCATTACCTGTTAATACTACTGTGCAGGTTGCGCTATTTCCGTTGCCATCATTTGTGGTGACCGTTACAGTATGGGTAGTTCCTTCTCCTGACGCTAACAAGGTTGTAGCTGTTGGATTTTGTGACCAGGTAAATGATGTTGAACAATTGTCTGTTGCACTTGCCCCATCTGTTAAATCAGGAACCAACAATTTACAATTTGCATCTAAAGCAATTGTTTGTGGTCCCTCGCATGATGCTACAGGTGGCGTAGTATCATCGCCAGTTAATATTACTGTACACGTTGAACTATTTCCATTGCCGTCATTTGCTGTTACTGTAACAGTATGGGTAGTTCCTTCACCGGATGACAATAATGTTCCACTCGTTGGAGATTGTGACCAGGTAAAACTTGTTGAACAATTATCAGTTGCTGAAACATTATCTGTCAGATTTGGAACCATCAATTGACACGATGCATTTAACACAATCGTTTGAGGACCTTCACAGGTCGGAACCGGTGGTGTTGTATCATCACCGGTTAACAGAACTGTGCACGTCGCACTATTTCCATTACCATCATTTGCAGTAACTGTTACAGTATGCGTCGTTCCTTCACCGGATGCCAATAAGGTTCCACTCGTTGGAGACTGAGTCCAGTTAAAACTTGTCGAACAATTATCTGTAGCACTTGCTCCATTTGTTAAATCAGGAACCATCAATTGACAGGATGCATTCAATACAATTGTTTGTGATCCTTCACAGCTTGGTACCGGTGGGGCTGTATCATCGCCGGTTAATATTACCGTGCATGTAGAGCTGTTTCCATTACCGTCACTTACTGTAACTGTAATTGTATGAGTTGTTCCTTCTCCTGAAGCCAATAAAGATCCACTCGTTGGAGATTGGGACCATGTAAATGATCCGGAACAATTATCTGTTGCAGAAGCTCCATCTAAAAGATTCGGAACCAACAATTCACAATTAGAATTTAATACGATTGTTTGAGGACTTTCACAAGTGGGTACAGGTGGTGTAGTATCATCACCAGTCAATACAACGGTACATGTACTTGTATTTCCATTGCCGTCATTTGCTGTTACGGTAACAGTATGCGTTGTTCCTTCACCTGAACTTAACATAGCACCTAAAACTGGATTTTGGGTCCAACTAAATGTTGTTGAACAATTATCCGTTGCGCTTGCGCCATCTGTTAGATTGGGAACTATTAATTTACAAGAAGAATTTAGAGCAATTGTTTGAGGGCCTTCACAAGTTGGAACCGGGGGTGTCACATCATTTCCTGTTAATTTAACAGTACATGTAGACGAATTGCCATTTCCATCATTTACAGTAACAGTAACTGTATGCATCACACCTTCTCCAGATGCCAGCAAGGTGCCTAATGTTGGATTCTGAGTCCAACTAAAACTAAATGAACAATTATCAACTGCAAAAGCTCCATCTGTTAAGTTTGGAACAGCTAACTGACAAGAAGCATTTAAATTAATTGTTTGCGCAAACTCACAAACAGGTACCGGAGGTGTTGTATCATCACCTGTCAATTTAACTGTGCAGGTAGAACTATTACCGTTTCCATCACTGACCGTTATGGTAACCGTATGCATTACACCTTCCCCAGATGCAAGCGTTGTTCCAGCCGTTGGGTTTTGACTCCAGGTAAATGTGCTGGCACAGTTATCTGTTGCAGAAGCTCCATCAATTAAGTTTGGTACAGGAAG
Protein-coding sequences here:
- a CDS encoding HYR domain-containing protein yields the protein MEKQFYPQLRELACIVLIIGTYFSGLCQVGKYQQVSKERISVFCTAPPSITCPADFKSCPGSSIHPNVSGTAIALKGGLQCDEPIVTYKDILVKAGNCLGASLIQRVWTATDPNDASLRAFCIQYINTLDTTAPELYNCPKDTVLLSNDKCTVSYTWKMPLVSDHCGNYCVTSSHVNGGEFAIGTHTVIITVTDDCGNTSRCVFNVVVISNCCNVPPIIHCPSNVLACSGTSIDPGTTGRPTVSKGSPSCKEPILNYTDKLNYFSNCNYSIERTWTATDPDHSNLSAHCTQLIQIKDTIPPKITFCPPNITVQSDADCTAKVSWSNPIATDNCGIASITSSVPSGYQFTLGLAAVSIIATDNCGNTSKCEFLVTVEENCCNKNPIIHCPADFQGCPNSSTKPVVTGQASASPGSSKCRQPLITYNDDTIHHTACFTEIHRTWLATDLDKPSLMDYCVQKIILIDNHPPVITFCPPNITVQSDDDCLATVRWNEPAATDDCGGVSITTSVPSGYRFTLGLAAVSVIATDLCGNTSKCEFLVTVEENCCKKAPVLHCPANYSSCPGSDIQPATTGVANATPGSAHCANPVLTYRDDTIQNENCLLLLNRTWKATDPTHPLLATTCIQTIRLEDKTSPVLTNCPADITIKSDADCTASVAWNHPIATDACGDITLTESIASGSKFQVGTTSVSITATDKCGNTSRCTFNITVEENCCKTIPIIHCPADYTSCPGAVIEPGISGQATASPGDTNCRQPIITYTDVIISQSACFTSINRIWKATDPIFSNLFSTCIQKIILQDIEAPVFTSCPIDLTVASNDLCTAVVSWNDATATDACSQVVLTSSIASGSTFPLGITHVVITATDACGNSSSCNFNITVTENCCNNPPVISCPEDFTGCPGSSLDTSNTGRAIADPFQPVCQAAVIAFTDVVLSNDPCRTIIARLWTATNPKNNLQTQCTQTILLEDVDHPAFANCPGDITVDPQYDCNANVSWIEPTASDNCGILSVEKSHEPGSVFSKGSTRVVYTATDLCGNTSSCWFFIEVSEKCCFKNPVLNCPADFHGCPGLGVDPFVTGIATAAPGSTECFQPNITYSDRILTDGPCAGAISLERTWTATDPALPNLKSVCIQRIELKDDVKPILMNIPANITVDANGACNVAVYWPKPEAADNCKLLSLTSNYNPGDLFSKGTTNVIYTAKDYCGNTTTNGFQVFVDGTEVAVKCPKDTSVIRTDPFLNGALVNWNNPTVTYCQPCQDNIPGMIYMGELNGHRYFCSKGGANWNAARISCELMGGALASINSAEENKFIASKLNGQTAWIGGTDEKVEGWFEWLDKSQFSFTSWMPGQPNNGSGNEDYIEMFPDGNWNDQNALANREFVLELPCYELKQIGGPVKGDLVPCGTNQITYVATKEGKSDTCSFNVTVDCDEISSYCKPKAQNSNYMFIDRVEFSTIDTTTGNNGGYHYFNKPCGAIDEGQTYWLCVTPGYLGSIYKVYWKLWIDFNADGYFDPFTEEVVYGYGNTSMCANIKMPFNLPRALTRMRIIMSYSDYPPNPCFSPLFGEVEDYCIAMDGAVQLGSGIGTGSIRVKPEELVSKEFNRMEIADEKLTIYEDPQISFLVDLFPNPSSQAVSINSIVGEISEFEVYNSNGKLILHSDPQLTKNENLISVEDWANGIYTIIIRSKSSDQIIKRFVVNH
- the tnpA gene encoding IS200/IS605 family transposase, with the protein product MSLILVYIHLVWITKRRVPYLHSKELRKNTWFHILDYAKLKDIKIDHINGFNDHCHCLVQLKSNQNLQSIVHLLKGESSYWINEQKLIPEIFQWQAGFYTASVSQKSLNFVRRYIRNQEIHHQSGFLKDELENLFPKAGV